Proteins co-encoded in one Fusarium fujikuroi IMI 58289 draft genome, chromosome FFUJ_chr06 genomic window:
- a CDS encoding related to aldehyde dehydrogenase: MSKEISSPRPYTSEAECLEYHSQLFKTFATGKTKNIKWRKWQLKQMWWMLVDNEKAITEALAADLGRHEFEALTSDLNGLKTDILEHLNHVEEWAADEPVSSAGFLMGTLGKARIRKEPLGVVLVIGAWNFPFLLTLQPVIAAITAGCCVVVKPSELSVASQNLMQGLVGRYLDPEAIRLVTGGPQETTRLLELRFNHIFFTGSTKVAKFVAAAAAKHLTPTVLELGGQGPAIVTAKADIDLAAKRIAYVKFLNAGQICLSVNHVFVDPEVHDAFVERLHDWTRQFSGGEESHMCKIVNQRNFERLSGLLENTSGGVFQASGKEGDNRLSPTVVTDVTRDDSLLSEELFGPICPVIRATCKDAVRQTNSGPHPLAIYIFSSERSEIDYVLQNTISGGVTINDVLMHYGVPGAPFGGVGDSGQGYYHGKYGFMAFTHQRTILEMPTWMDKLMAFRYPPFYMKNMSNFVVKNNLGFRRGETMEDQVVGDSRTWVWAGIGILIASAIGVASKNRESVRGIFP, translated from the exons ATGTCCAAAGAAATCTCGTCCCCACGGCCCTACACCTCCGAAGCAGAATGTCTTGAGTACCATTCTCAACTATTCAAAACTTTCGCCACCGGAAAGACCAAGAATATCAAATGGCGGAAATGGCAACTGAAGCAAATGTGGTGGATGCTCGTCGACAATGAGAAAGCCATCACGGAAGCACTAGCAGCTGACCTCGGGCGCCACGAGTTCGAGGCCCTGACATCAGATCTCAATGGGCTGAAAACAGACATCCTCGAGCATCTTAACCACGTGGAAGAATGGGCAGCCGATGAGCCAGTGTCCTCAGCTGGATTCCTTATGGGAACGCTGGGGAAAGCACGCATTCGAAAAGAGCCTCTTGGTGTCGTTTTGGTCATCGGGGCTTGGAATTTTCCATTTCTGCTCACTTTGCAGCCTGTTATTGCTGCTATAACTGCCGGTTGCTGTGTCGTCGTGAAGCCGTCCGAGTTATCAGTTGCTTCTCAGAACCTCATGCAAGGTCTTGTAGGGCGGTATCTCGACCCAGAAGCCATTAGGCTCGTCACAGGTGGGCCACAGGAAACAACACGACTTCTCGAACTTAGGTTCAATCACATCTTCTTCACTGGTTCCACAAAGGTTGCGAAATTcgttgctgcagctgcagcgaAGCACCTCACCCCGACGGTTTTGGAGCTAGGCGGTCAGGGACCAGCGATAGTGACAGCGAAAGCTGACATCGATCTTGCGGCTAAGCGTATTGCATACGTCAAGTTTCTTAACGCCGGGCAGATCTGTCTCTCGGTCAATCACGTTTTCGTCGATCCGGAGGTTCATGACGCTTTTGTGGAAAGGCTGCATGATTGGACTCGGCAATTCTCTGGTGGAGAGGAGAGTCATATGTGCAAGATTGTCAATCAGCGCAACTTTGAGCGATTGTCAGGCTTGTTGGAGAACACTTCGGGGGGTGTAtttcaagcttctggaaaaGAAGGGGACAATAGGTTGAGCCCGACTGTCGTTACTGACGTGACCAGAGATG ATTCGCTTCTTAGTGAGGAGTTATTCGGTCCCATTTGTCCTGTTATCAGAGCGACGTGTAAGGATGCGGTTCGCCAGACCAATAG tggtcctcatcctctcgcAATCTATATCTTCAGTTCAGAGCGGTCAGAGATTGACTATG TTCTGCAAAATACCATCTCAGGTGGCGTCACTATAAACGATGTCCTAATGCACTATGGCGTACCGGGCGCTCCATTCGGTGGTGTAGGTGATTCAGGCCAAGGCTACTATCATGGCAAATACGGCTTCATGGCATTTACACATCAAAGGACCATCTTGGAAATGCCGACTTGGATGGATAAGCTCATGGCGTTTCGATATCCTCCTTTCTACATGAAGAATATGAGCAACTTTGTGGTGAAGAACAACCTGGGCTTCCGACGAGGAGAGACGATGGAGGATCAGGTGGTCGGGGATAGTCGAACATGGGTCTGGGCAGGAATTGGGATCTTGATCGCTTCTGCGATTGGTGTTGCTTCGAAGAACCGAGAGAGTGTTCGTGGAATATTTCCGTAA
- a CDS encoding probable histidine--tRNA ligase, mitochondrial produces MPANNPKPQPPQSELKTAKGTRDWVGRDLLLRDHIFQTISDVFKRHGGIPLDTPVFELREVLAGKYGEDAKLIYNVEDQGGELLSLRYDLTVPFARWLAMHSNVKQIKRYQIAKVYRRDQPAISRGRLREFYQCDFDIAGVYDAMIPDAEILRIIVEVFRALKLGIVIKLNHRCTLDGLFTVAGVPPEKIRTISSAVDKLDKAPWEEVKKEMVDEKGLSEEVADKIGEYVRRSGGLREMIEALKGDQELSANEQIQIGLADMDLLARYLKAMDAIDSVSFDLSLARGLDYYTGLIYEVITTTSGRSNQVGSVAAGGRYDNLVGRYGKQPVPCVGLSFGVDRVFTILDARQKKNTSDLNSEADVYVMAAGGKGFDGLLAERMEVARQLWDAGIRAEFPAKIKPKMLQQFNAAKEVPVAVILGQDEIEAGQVRLKDARAGDGERVEKDRGRLVSRENLVEEVTSLLSKIALEEGQD; encoded by the exons ATGCCAGCAAATAACCCCAAACCCCAGCCGCCCCAGTCTGAACTCAAGACGGCAAAGGGCACTCGCGATTGGGTTGGCCGCGATCTTCTACTGCGCGACCACATTTT TCAGACAATCAGCGACGTTTTCAAGCGTCATGGCGGCATTCCCTTGGACACGCCCGTCTTCGAGCTCCGGGAGGTCCTGGCTGGGAAGTACGGCGAGGATGCCAAACTCATCTACAATGTCGAAGACCAAGGAGGGGAGCTCTTATCGTTGCGATATGACTTGACGGTTCCATTTGCTCGTTGGTTAGCCATGCACAGCAACGTCAAGCAAATCAAGCGCTaccagatcgccaaggtTTACCGTCGCGATCAGCCTGCCATCTCTCGCGGCAGACTTCGAGAATTTTATCAGTGCGATTTTGACATTGCCGGCGTTTATGACGCTATGATCCCCGATGCTGAGATTCTTCGCATCATTGTCGAAGTGTTCAGAGCTCTCAAGCTCGGCATTGTCATCAAACTGAACCACAGATGCACACTCGACGGCTTGTTCACCGTTGCTGGCGTTCCCCCAGAAAAGATCAGGACCATCAGCTCAGCTGTCGACAAGCTGGACAAGGCCCCGTGGGAAGAGGTTAAGAAAGAAATGGTAGACGAGAAGGGCCTGTCGGAGGAGGTTGCCGACAAAATCGGTGAATATGTCAGGCGCAGTGGCGGCTTGCGTGAAATGATCGAAGCCCTCAAGGGGGACCAAGAGCTATCAGCCAACGAACAAATCCAAATTGGCCTGGCCGACATGGACCTTCTCGCCCGTTACCTCAAAGCAATGGACGCCATCGACAGTGTGTCTTTCGATCTTTCACTCGCACGTGGCCTCGACTATTACACCGGATTGATATACGAAGTCATCACGACTACGTCGGGTCGATCTAATCAAGTCGGCAGTGTTGCCGCCGGCGGGCGCTACGACAATCTTGTGGGCAGGTATGGCAAGCAGCCTGTCCCTTGCGTCGGTCTCTCCTTTGGAGTAGACCGTGTATTTACTATCTTGGACGCTCGACAAAAGAAGAACACCTCAGATCTCAACAGCGAGGCTGATGTGTACGTCATGGCAGCTGGCGGCAAAGGCTTTGATGGTCTGCTAGCTGAACGCATGGAGGTGGCTCGTCAGCTTTGGGACGCAGGCATTAGGGCTGAGTTCCCTGCCAAAATTAAGCCCAAGATGCTTCAACAGTTCAACGCTGCCAAGGAAGTGCCCGTTGCCGTAATTCTCGGTCAAGACGAAATTGAAGCTGGCCAGGTTAGACTGAAGGACGCCCGAGCCGGTGACGGGGAGAGGGTTGAGAAAGATCGAGGGCGACTCGTTTCTAGAGAAAATCTGGTTGAAGAGGTGACAAGTCTTTTATCGAAGATAGCACtagaagaaggtcaagattAG
- a CDS encoding related to cell surface ferroxidase: protein MFLSLFVSSLAILFAVPTASAKDVHFDWNITWTTANPDGLQARPVIGINNQWPLPVINVTKGDRIIAKVTNQLGNQSTTIHWHGMYQNGTNFMDGPAMVTQCNIPTDASITYNFTVDQVGTYWYHSHTRSQYPDGLRQALIIQDPKNPYEGEYHEERVITLSDWYHDEMPVLMKQFVSYKNPTGAEPVPNSALMNDTQNMTLPVEPGKTYLLRLVNVGAFASQYFWIEGHTMKIVEVDGVWTKPAETDMIYIASAQRYAVLVTMKNETGANYPMMASMDTSLFDTIPDGLNWNVTGWLEYDTDKKLPAAAVLNDFEPYDDFKLVPTDGEKLLEKADHTISLDLTMNNLGDGANYAFFNDISYVSPKVPTLYTVLSADENATNPTVYGTDTNSFVLKHGEIVEIILNNDDSGRHPFHLHGQNFQVVHRSEENAGHYNASWTNITYPSVPMRRDTLLVYPQGNFVIRFPATNPGVWLFHCHIEWHMDTGLIATMISSPLEMQKTLTIPQEFKRICSDQGISTVGNAAGNTNDYLDLSGQNLMVPPLPAGFTTKGYVAMVFSCVAGVLGLASITLYGSAPIAAK from the exons ATGTTTCTCTCACTCTTCGTCTCATCGCTGGCCATCCTCTTTGCTGTACCGACGGCCAGCGCAAAAGATGTGCATTTCGACTGGAATATTACGTGGACGACTGCAAATCCCGATGGATTACAAGCGCGTCCTGTAATCGGCATCAACAACCAATGGCCCCTCCCAGTGATCAACGTCACAAAAGGCGACAGAATCATCGCAAAGGTGACGAATCAATTGGGGAACCAGTCAACTACCATCCACTGGCATGGCATGTATCAAAATGGAACGAATTTCATGGATGGACCTGCTATGGTGACACAATGCAACATCCCTACCGACGCTTCCATCACATACAACTTTACG GTTGACCAAGTTGGCACTTACTGGTATCATTCTCACACAAGATCACAATACCCAGACGGTCTGCGCCAAGCCCTCATCATCCAAGATCCCAAGAATCCATATGAGGGTGAGTATCACGAAGAGCGCGTTATCACGCTCTCAGATTGGTATCACGACGAAATGCCTGTTCTCATGAAACAATTCGTCTCGTACAAGAACCCCACCGGTGCCGAGCCCGTTCCAAACTCAGCACTCATGAACGACACGCAGAACATGACTCTTCCTGTTGAGCCTGGCAAAACCTATCTTCTTCGCTTGGTAAATGTCGGCGCTTTTGCGTCGCAGTACTTCTGGATCGAAGGGCATACTATGAAGatcgttgaggttgatggcgTCTGGACGAAGCCTGCCGAGACAGACATGATTTACATCGCTAGTGCGCAACGATATGCTGTTTTGGTTACGATGAAGAATGAGACTGGGGCGAATTACCCCATGATGGCCAGTATGGATACG TCTTTGTTCGACACTATTCCTGATGGCCTGAACTGGAATGTTACAGGCTGGCTCGAGTACGATACCGACAAGAAGCTTCCCGCAGCTGCCGTCTTGAATGATTTTGAGCCTTACGATGACTTCAAACTTGTCCCCACAGACGGTGAGAAGTTGTTAGAAAAGGCCGATCATACCATCAGTTTGGATCTGACGATGAACAACCTCGGCGACGGCGCGAACTA tgccttcttcaacgataTTTCCTACGTGTCCCCCAAGGTCCCAACGTTATATACTGTACTCTCCGCAGATGAAAACGCAACTAATCCAACCGTTTATGGAACCGACACAAATTCCTTCGTCCTCAAACACGGCGAGATTGTGGAaatcattctcaacaacgaTGACTCCGGACGACATCCCTTTCATCTCCACGGTCAAAACTTCCAAGTTGTTCATCGCAGCGAAGAAAACGCAGGCCACTACAACGCATCGTGGACGAATATCACATACCCATCTGTCCCGATGCGAAGAGATACGCTTCTCGTGTATCCACAGGGAAACTTTGTCATTCGTTTCCCAGCTACTAATCCAG GTGTCTGGCTCTTCCACTGCCATATTGAATGGCACATGGACACTGGTCTGATCGCAACGATGATTTCTTCACCACTTGAGATGCAAAAGACTTTGACGATTCCACAAGAATTTAAGCGGATTTGCTCGGATCAAGGGATCTCGACTGTTGGCAATGCAGCTGGCAACACTAATGACTATCTGGACTTGAGCGGGCAGAATTTGATGGTGCCTCCTCTCCCGGCTGGATTCACTACGAAAGGCTACGTCGCTATGGTGTTTAGCTGCGTGGCGGGTGTCCTTGGCCTGGCCTCAATCACTTT GTATGGCTCTGCACCCATTGCAGCCAAGTAA
- a CDS encoding related to high-affinity iron permease yields MTVNVFAVPIFFICFRECLETSIIVSVLLAFLKQSVGGEGDRETYKRLLKQVWIGVGLGLAICLCIGAGMIGAFYSLGKDVFSKTEDIWEGSFSLIAAIIISIMGAALLRVNKLQEKWRVKLMQALDKKDAIATSGIMSRFKLWSEKHVMFILPFITVLREGLEAVVYIGGVSLGLPASSFPLAVICGLAAGCVVGYIIYRGGNTTSLQIFLIISTGFLYLVAAGLFSKAVWAFEIHAWNNIIGGDAAEVGSGPGSYDIHKSVWHVNCCNAELNGGGGWGIFNAILGWQNSATIGSVVSYNVYWLVVIICFCSMTYMERYGNLGVFTPLTTCFGLRKKTVPEKPSNIDNELMPSNGDDKTAMPVVSSI; encoded by the exons ATGACAGTCAACGTCTTTGCTGTTCCCA tcttcttcatctgttTCCGAGAATGTCTCGAAACAAGCATCATCGTCTCCGTCCTTCTCGCATTCTTGAAGCAGAGTGTCGGCGGCGAAGGCGATAGAGAAACCTACAAACGCCTGCTCAAACAG GTATGGATTGGGGTAGGTCTTGGCCTCGCCATCTGCCTCTGCATCGGCGCCGGCATGATCGGAGCATTCTACTCCCTCGGCAAAGACGTCTTTAGCAAAACTGAAGATATCTGGGAGGGAAGTTTCAGTCTTATTGCAGCCATTATCATCTCAATCATGGGCGCTGCGCTCTTGAGAGTTAATAAGCTTCAGGAGAAGTGGCGTGTCAAGCTTATGCAGGCTCTGGATAAGAAGGATGCGATTGCAACTTCTGGCATCATGAGTCGTTTCAAGCTCTGGTCGGAAAAGCACGTCATGTTTATTCTGCCTTTCATCACGGTTCTGAGAGAGGGTCTTGAGGCTGTTGTATATATTGGAGGTGTCAGTTTGGGACTTCCAGCTTCGTCGTTTCCTCTGGCTGTCATTTGCGGTCTTGCTGCCGGTTGCGTTGTTGGATACATCATCTACAG AGGAGGAAACACTACATCCCTCcagatcttcctcatcatctctaCCGGCTTCTTATACCTCGTCGCCGCTGGTCTCTTCAGCAAAGCCGTCTGGGCCTTCGAAATCCACGCCTGgaacaacatcatcggcGGCGATGCAGCAGAAGTCGGCTCCGGTCCTGGTTCTTACGACATCCACAAGAGTGTCTGGCACGTTAACTGCTGCAACGCTGAGCTCAACGGTGGTGGCGGTTGGGGTATCTTCAACGCCATTCTTGGCTGGCAAAACTCTGCGACTATCGGATCTGTTGTCTCGTATAACGTTTATTGGCTCGTTGTCATTatctgcttctgctcaaTGACTTACATGGAGCGATATGGTAACCTTGGCGTTTTTACACCACTGACGACATGCTTTGGACTGCGCAAGAAGACTGTCCCCGAGAAGCCGAGCAACATTGACAATGAGCTTATGCCTTCGAATGGAGATGACAAGACTGCTATGCCAGTTGTGAGTAGTATTTAA